In Candidatus Bathyarchaeota archaeon, the genomic stretch CCAGGTATGCAGTGGAGCCATCGCTGCCTTTACTCCAAAGCCGATGACAACCATTGCCAAGGAAAGGTAAAGCCACGGGTTAGGGGTTGCAGTTGCCAAATTGGTTGAGAGGTAAGCAAAATTAAGGGTACCGGTTAATCCGTAGAGGATAGACATGGCAAATAGGATAGTAGCGGTTCCAGAAGCGCTCATCACCAAGTATTTGAAACCGGCTTCAACCGGTTCCCATCTTTGTTTACGGAAGGCAACTAATACATATGAAGAGAGGCACATCAATTCCCAGAAAACAAATAATGTAAAAAAGTCACCGGCGAAGACTACCCCGATCATTCCAGCGACCATTAGAAGGATGAGGGTGTAATATTCTGTTAACCCAGTATCGTGCTCCATATATCGAGTGGAGAAGATGGCAGCCAACGTTGCAAGTAGAACATAGACTGCAGCCATAAAAATTCCAAGCGAGTCCACTGCAAGGCATACGCCTAATGGTGGTGGGAAGGACTTGATAGCGACAATTACCACCACTCCGGATTGTTGAACACTCTCGTAAAGCCTAACGAGAAGTAAGGCGCTTACTATAAGCCCCGCAATTGCATAAAGTTCGCGGATCTTGACACGCCCTATTTTATATCCGATCCAGCCTACAAGCGGAGTGGTAACCGAAAAAAATAGCAGAACGTCTAGGGGATCTGTAAACACGTTATGGACCTCCCATTGTTTGAGTAATTTGGTGGGCAGCTGGTCCGAACATCTGTAATACGGCATTTGGATAGATTCCAAAGATCACCGCAAAGAATGTTAAGATCATCATTGGGGCAAGCATGGTTAATGGTGCCTCATGAACATGTTCTAGCCCCTGAGGTTTTTCCCCGAAGAACACGCGTTTAATCATCCAAAGATAATAGCCAGCAGTGAGGATAGTGGCTATAATCGCCAAAGCCGCAAGGACTGTATATCCTGACTGGAAGCCTCCGAAGAAAATCATCCACTCGCTAGCGAAGCCTCCTAGCGGAGGCGTACCAGCTATGGAAAGTGCTCCGATTAAACATGCTACTGCTGTTACAGGCATTTTCCCGGCGAGACCGCCCAGCTGCCTAAGGTCACGGATTCCAGTTTCATGGATGATTGCGCCAGCGCACATGAAGAGAAGCCCTTTCGCAACCGCATGATTAATTATGTGGAATAAACCGCCAGCAACGCCAACCATTGTATAACTTGCAAGCCCGAATAGGATGTAGCCCATCTGACTTATACTACTATACGCAAGAAGCCGTTTGATATCTGTCTGAGCCAGTGCCATTACCCCGCCCCAGATCATGGTTACAACAGCTAAGGCGCTGAGGCCGTATGCCACCGCATGTGTTGCGCCAGGAAGGAATGTGAGAGCGATGCGGGCAGTAGCATAGACCCCACATTTAATCATAACTCCACTTAGCAGAACGCTTATTGGGGTAGGCGCCTCGGCATGAGCGTCTGGAAGCCATGAATGGAAAGGAAAAATTGCCATTTTAACCGCGAATCCTATGAACATTAAGATCATGATTGCCCGGAGGATTGATGAATCAACCTGGGCAAGTAACATGGGAAGCTCGTAAAGATTGAAGGTTCCAGTAACTACAAACAACCAGACTATACCAAAAATTAAGCAGGCTGCACCTGCATGGGTAAACAGAAAGTACTTAAATCCGATCACCTTTGGCCTCCCGGTTCCCCAGTGAGCGATCAAAAAGTAGGATGGAATAAGCATCAGTTCCCAGAATAGGTAGAACTGGATTAGGTTGGTTGAAAGAATTACCCCAACCATCCCAGCAGAGAATAGGAGTAGAAAAGTGAAATAATTTTCTTGGTTCGGCTCACGTTCCATGTACGCAATTGAGTACACGGCGGACAGGGTACACATCGACAGAATAATGATGGCTATAGGGAAGCTCAACCAATCCGCCAGAAGCCCGAACTCCATGTTAAACAGGCTTATCCAAGAGTAAACTTCATGCACTTGCCCATGTTGAATAACAGAACCAACATCCCACCATAGCAGGGCGGTTGCAACCGCTAACGCGAGGAAGGAGAAAATCCCATTCCCAACTCGCCCAATACGTTTTCCAAACAGGTAGGCGATTGGCGCGGCTACAACTGGGATAACTATCGCAGCAAGCATGTTCGGTGTAGGCGATGAATAGCCTGGAACCATTTAGCTTCTCACCTCATATAAGGAATAGCAACACCACTAACGCGACAAGCCCAATGAGGATCGCGCTCATGTTATAACTTAATATTCCAGTATGACTTGGTCTAAAGCCTTGACTGACGAATTTGGCCATTACAGCGATGTAGTAATTAAGACCATCAATGATCTTTAGTTCAACGTAGTCCAAGAGAGCCATGCATGAACGGTATAACCCGTTAACAAAAACTGCATAGTATACCCTATCAAAGTAGTAGCCCTCAGAGATAAACGTGAAAACCGCCTTACCCAAGAAGCCTCTTCTAAACACCTCCGGGGAGATTAAGTGGCGATAGTACACGAGATAGGCTGGGACACCTCCCACAATTAACGCTATGAAAGAAAGAATCACTGGAATCACTTCAATCCCAGCCTCTCCATGAACCCCCATAAAGTGCCCAAATGAACTTTCAAAAAACCCACTTACACATGTCAAAAGTGCTAAAATCATTAAGGGAATAGTCAT encodes the following:
- a CDS encoding NADH-quinone oxidoreductase subunit M, with the translated sequence MVPGYSSPTPNMLAAIVIPVVAAPIAYLFGKRIGRVGNGIFSFLALAVATALLWWDVGSVIQHGQVHEVYSWISLFNMEFGLLADWLSFPIAIIILSMCTLSAVYSIAYMEREPNQENYFTFLLLFSAGMVGVILSTNLIQFYLFWELMLIPSYFLIAHWGTGRPKVIGFKYFLFTHAGAACLIFGIVWLFVVTGTFNLYELPMLLAQVDSSILRAIMILMFIGFAVKMAIFPFHSWLPDAHAEAPTPISVLLSGVMIKCGVYATARIALTFLPGATHAVAYGLSALAVVTMIWGGVMALAQTDIKRLLAYSSISQMGYILFGLASYTMVGVAGGLFHIINHAVAKGLLFMCAGAIIHETGIRDLRQLGGLAGKMPVTAVACLIGALSIAGTPPLGGFASEWMIFFGGFQSGYTVLAALAIIATILTAGYYLWMIKRVFFGEKPQGLEHVHEAPLTMLAPMMILTFFAVIFGIYPNAVLQMFGPAAHQITQTMGGP